The stretch of DNA GGGATCGTCTGTTGGTCTGTCCACAACTGTTCCCAATGCTCAATTGTACAGCCCCCATGCAGCCTTTAAGTTTGTAACGAGCATGACTTTGCTGTCACGGCAAAGATACAGTAGTGGTAGCAATCCTCCTGCCTTGTTACTGTCTGCCTTCTGTGCATGTCTGCCATTGTCAAGTGCTTTTATCCTTGCCACTGGGTGGTTTGGCTTTCTGTTCCACTCAAGTAACTTAACTTTGTTGCGCTCCCATTCCAGACGATGGGTTGGAAACACAAACAAGCCTTGTTCATCCATCCTTCCTAGGAGTTCTGGACCATGGGTTAAGCGGAGATTGTGCCACTGAAATTTCTGTAGGCAATGAATTTGCTGGGGTGTCGTACTGTAAGTTCTCAATGACATCAACACATCTCTGAGCTGTTGTTCAGATTCAGTTTGTCTTACAATCTGAGTAAGCTCCACAGCACTATCAAACGTTGTCCATACTAATCGACCATGATTAGATGGTGCACTGCGACAATGTTGAATATACACAGCGGTGTCACACACAGGAGGCAGTTGAACATCATCTCCCATGAACACCGCTACAGGAATACCTCCCCACAACTCATCTGCATTGGCTCCTCTGTTAATTGCATAACGTGTATGCTGTTCCATCCAGCCCATGGTTGTGCGGCCAAACATTGATCGCTCATCTCCAACGTGAACTTTCAGATTTTCACACTTATTCTGAATTTTTTCAAGCACAGGTCCAGAAGGCACTGTCAACTCGTTGCAAGACCTTGCCCCTGTTGGGATTCCTAAAAAGCTGTAAGCTGTACTGCCTTGTACGAGATAGGCAGCATTCCCCGTTGGAGTGATCACCTGTATTGCACCATTGGACCCAAACACTTGCCGCACCAACCTCTGCAGGCACCTGATTACATATGACTTTCCGGTTCCAACAGTTCCGgagacaacaagtcgcaaaggATGGTAATGTTCTTGGTTTTCAACAAAGTTGTAGAGGGTGTGCAACACCAGACTAACTATGGCTCTCTGATTCTCATTTAGGGATGACAGAGACACCTGTGGCAATTCAAGGTCTTCAGTTTCCATTTCCTgctcttcatcttcttttatgcTTTCTTGAAGCCACATCTTGGGGTCTTCACCCTCAGGAACCATAATGCAAGTACTACTCCAGTCATACTCCTCTCCACCATCATCATAATCCAAATCCCTCTCCACACCCTCAAATATCTGATTTTCCCCAGCATATACATCCACCCAATCTGGCTGTTCTTCTGCTACTGCAGCATCTTCGTCCAAGTCCTCTTCAAACACCGGTTCTTGTGGATGTTCTGCATAACGCTGTGCCTTAGAAACCTGTGCCTTAACGAATGTTGGGCACTCAGCTGTACAGATAAAATCTGTAAAGCGATCAATCCATGATTCAGCATCTCCTTTTACTTCTTGAATGTCGAACCAGTTTGGCCAGTGCAACAGAAGCATTGTTCTACAGTAGTCTTCATTCAATGGCCAGGTTGCGTGGGTAGCACCACCACTTATAAAAGGAACCTTACCATTTTTGGAGGCGAAATGATACCACGAGCACTGCTCTTGCCGTGGTCGTGCAAGGTATTTATCCAAAGGGGTGCTGCAAGTTGCAGTCTCACCATCCCGTTCAAGTCGTCTTGACCCTGACATTGACAAGTATGTGAATGGACGGCTACATCTCCAAAGCGCTTTTCCACTCAACTCAAACTAGGCCTCAGGTCCGCTGATATCTCGTCTACCCACAATCTTCATCAGCATTTTAGCGCACATTGACTTCCCGGACACTTGGCTGCATCGTGTGTGTCAACAGCATTTACCATGTCCTTAAAGAGATCAGCAGTTGCACCAGTAGGTTCACTATCCTTACAAGCATAGCCACACACATAATCAATTATGGCTATCATGTCATCAGTGCTGGGATTTTCAGTGGGTGAATTTGAAAGAATTAAGCTTACATCCCCATTTGCTCTCCATGACTGTAATTGGTAGCGAGAATGCTGAACCAGACGTGGATGGTCACGTGGCATCTCAAGGCGAGGAGCTCCGTTATGATCTTTCACAATTTCTGGGCCACTCTGCAGTTTCTTCCCTGGTCGAAACTCGCTTCCAAATTCCATACGACATACTCGTTCCCTTGGTTGCAATCCTGGCTCAGGGTGACGAGGAGTCCTCAAGCAATAATCAGAACAACTGTGCAGACCAACCCGGTTGACTAAGAGCAAATGATCTTCCAGCATTCCATCCTGTGTTGCAGCTATTTCCATGAGCATCCTCACCAGGGGATCCCTATCACCTAATATCGGGTCAGCTAAACCCTCAAGTGGTGGCCAGAGGTCTTTTCTTGATTGTCCTTCTCTGTCACTGCCAGCTGGGTGTAATGCTGTCATTGCAAAGTTTTCCACTGCCCAATGGCTAAGTCTAGCTGCATACTCATTCTCATCACATCCATCCTCACGAGCTTCGTGCAACAGCTGGTGTGGCTGTCTGTCCTCTCTCCAGCTGAGTTGATGCCAATGAATTTGACCCCGGGACTTAGCAAATTCATAGCGATACCAATAGTCAGAGACTGCCTTCAGTACCTTTTCATGGTATGACTGGGTGCGTAGGTCACCACTACATGGGTGTTCTCTTGAATAGCTTTGAACCTGGCATTGCTATTTTCAGCAAGGTTAACTTCTTCCCCCGTGCTCTGTAAAATGTACCCTTCCAATAGCCTTTTCAGTGGAGGAAAATAAAACTCTGCACAGCTTCCAGTCATAAAAAAGGAAGCCAATCCATGCTTTTCATTGACCATGAACTCAACAAACGCACGAAGCTCTCTGCGTCTTTGATGCCAGTACTGAGCTGTGCCATGCAAGTTTGCACCAAAATACAAAAGCTTGTTTGTGAATGAAGTATCACCCCTTGCTAGTCGCTCTTGTAGGTCTGCTACAGTTATGTGTTGGTCACCTAGTTGCTGATCAACAAATACCTGCTCTGCTCCAGGGCACGCTTTCTCAAGATCATGTTGTGAACAATAAACTTCCACACTTTATGCCAAGCAAATCTGCCATCCTGGTACCACAGCAAGTGTTCTGCCCACTCATGGAGTGCAGGACATGAAATTGGACGGTTGATGTGGTAATCACCCTTTCCATAGGGAAACAAGCAAGGAAACACCATTGTGAAAAAATAGGGGATGGTGAACTCAGATGCTGGAGTTTTGTCAGTGGTGGGCCATGGGATCACTGGTCGTTCCGGGCCTTGTTGTGCTTGGTCTGTCTCAACTTCCCTCGGTTCAGACACAACCCGATTTAAGGCTGCTTCTACTTCAGCTTGCACATTCACCCCTGGCTCAGCAAGAATCACTCCAGACACTGTTGAGTCATCACTGGCATCTGTTTCACCAGCAACTAATTGCTGTGGAGCTGGGCCTTGGTCATCCATGTGTTCTGTTTCAGAAAACTCAACCGTTCTCAGATTTGGCAACTCACCATCTTCCGGTAAATTCCGTATGCGGGCACTGTCAATGACAATGTCACTATAGGCAGGATTGTTGTCTTTCAACCAGCGAAGAGCTTCTTCAACTTGATGTCTTCTAACCCTGAAGTCCTTATGCGTATCATCTTTTCCTTGTCTTCTCACACGTATGATATCCACCTCAGCTGGTAGGCGTGGGAGAATAGTTGCTGGCTCTTGCACAGCCTGAGGGAATGCAATGCAATGTCCCTTTGAAGCAATACCTCCATGCCTCAACATATGTACATGCACAGTAGGTGCTAGCCTCGATGTCAGCATCTGCTCAGCATCTGACATTCCAGACAACTCCACAGGAAGAGGCAATGGGTCCATATTGTTTTCACCAGACCAAACTCTTGGTACCTTCTTATCTCTTCTGCAACGAGTGCACATGTTTCCTGTACCTTTGCCCTCTAAGCGCCGTTCCTTGCAAACGTCACAATAACTAAACCTGTATGTCATCTGGTCGACCTCAAACGCACGTATAGCACAGTATGCTTTATCCTCGAGCTGACTTGATTCTGCAAGTGGAGGTGGTGGTAGATCACCAATGACTGGACACAACCTTTTCTCTCCATCTGATACTCTCCTTTGATTTCgtcgctttctttttcttctgtcatcctcactttcttgtacaCCAGGATGTGCAAACTCATACTGTATACCAACTGCTTTTGCCCTCGCAATAAGCTGTATATCTTCCAATTGGTTGCTGTCATTAACTTGTGGGAGAGGTTGCTGTGTCTCCATCAAGTTGTTTTCCACTGACAGCATTTGATTTCCCATTAAGACAAGCTCCCTTTCAGGGTCGTCTCCTATAAAAGTTAATATTTTATACTTTTTTCCTCATATCATTCACCTTCGAGCTGACTATCAGTTGCAATTTCATTCCTCTTAAAAACAATTTAGATTTTCTACATGTAGATTACATTATGCTGCATACAAAATCTAcacacttaaaggggctaggtcactcaattttaggcaatttcagcattgaccTAATGGCCATAGAATAAACTGAAGCAAAATAACGTAACGGCTCAAGACTAAgcaagaactcaaacaaaacacaagaaagcatagaagggacaaggatggacaaaactgaggaggattgaaatggattgcaattggcTAAATTGgaaaaacgttggcccaccttttctcaaattaaatatcagtttatatcaaaatgtcatttaaacagctggaaaatcattctcagttgttatgtggccatgattttgcaaatgaaagactcttgctctgccaatttgacgtttagagctgataactaacaaaactaaacaaaattacctaaaacagcgtgacctagtcCCTTTAATCTTCAGTTTACCAACatcaaaaattacattaaacTGACTACAATGGTATCATTCCATAATTAAAATGCTAAAATTCTTACATGTTACAAAGTACTGTATGCATGTTTCCAGCCTGCAAATAAACGTCGGTCACCAGACGTTTGTCTGgcaaatttgttgttttgactGAAAAACGATCTGTCTGACTGGACAGGATAACTGGGGTCTTTTGTTACAATACAAAGAGCCAAATGAGAGCCAAGAGGGCCAAATACGAAGGTGGCCTTTTAATATATGGCCGTAATGCCATGGCTAAgtttcattttgatttgttgtcatttgcaGCTTGCGTTTCAAGTCGTCTCACTACTAACGCTACGCAGAAAATGTGAACAATCCCACCACATTCATGCAGTTTGGATTTCCAAATTGACCTGAAGTGTTTTTCGAAAACTCATTTACATTGATTTAAATTAACTAAAATGGCAGTGTACGCTGGAATCAACAAGGGTAGTGTTCCACAAATGCATGTTGTAATTGGACTTATAAGATTTTATGACCAgttttttagtaaattttcagggACTTAAATTACATTCCTCGCCGTGACTTGGAAAACtaaatgaaaaaagttaacattattgcgcatatgtgcaaacaaaagctgaaacatTTCAGGATTTGAACAAATGAATGTATTTTGTTCGAgtagaatgacaaaaaaaaagacgCTTACTTCAGCTCAAGAGAAATACATGCATATGAACACATCTCATAATGTACTTGAAGTGTTCAAACTTCTGAGAATCATAGGAAGGGACACGGTGTAACGCacggtgacaattcggaaattcaaaatactgtcttttcaaaatgaaagataTAACGGAACTGGAAAAAAGATCTATTCTAGCTCATCTGCAACTGTCGTTttaagataaaaattcaaaacaactagtgatttttattttataacttgATGATGTTACTGTGGAAACCATATAGACACCAATTTTAAGTCAGCTGAATTTAGTAGACAAAATCAACGTATAATCATCGGGCAGAAAAAGGCTTTACAAAAATGCGAAAACAATCAGCCCATCTTAAGAAACGTTTTTGTTCCCATTTGCTTGAAATAAACCTTGTAAAACGTGTCACATTTTTGAAATTCCTTGGGCCAGTGATTTTCTGTCTGTGATTCACTGCGCGAGTAAATACATGTGCATGTGAATAATTCCAAGACTAGTATTTCTGGCTAATATAAATGTAAtgtgcaatctgattggctaagagcaccTAAGCACTAGGGCATTATCCTCCCCCAATGCGCACGGAAAGATTATGTAttatgcgttttttttttcctgtcagCCACAACTTAATAACTTTCACTGTTTCGTAGTTACAGCAAAGTGTCAAACCTCTGTCAAGCTGTGTTGACCTAGCTGTCGCTCGGTCGATATgacaaggcctcagtttgagattttgctgtagcAACCTCACTCTTAAGGTTACTAAGTAGTTAATACTAAAGTAGGTAAATTTATTCAATATTGGTGACCCAGTGACCTCATGCAGGCTACCCTGGCTGAATGACAAATTATAATTTTACCTGCATGATCATCATCACACTGAACTGAATTTCCTTCAGCAGGCGACAAGCTTGTCCATATCtcagaaatttccatttgaccAGCATCTTCACCTGCACATTGCTGTTGTCCTTCCGCTGAAAACAAAAGTATCAGATTAAAAACTGGAAGAAATATTACCTTATTTTTAAACAACCTGTTACAAGCACATACTGCATGATCATAAAAAAATGGCACAGAATCTCCATCCACAAATATGCCTACCATACTTATGTAGGATGACAGGTTATTCATCATTGATGAGCGAACGAAATATTTCAAGgaactggtattttttacaggttgCATTTCACAAGTCAAAATACAGGTCACTGAgccatatgtacatgtacatgtacaaagaaAAATCCAAAATGTGTATAgcaatcggtcagtgtaaaacgcagactgcagacaaggcATAAAATGCacactgaggttataatttaactgttcaACAAGCCCAAATCCCTTAAAATGGTAACAGTTAAGcataaatattgttttaagcCTAATTTAGCATTTCTAacgggtttgggctttttcaacagttgcgTTATAAGCTGAGTCTGCATTTTActcctggtctgcagtctgcagtctgctgtctccaaggctgctgccaaagaaaattttaaaggggccctcagagataaatgctgagaacttaggagcccaa from Montipora capricornis isolate CH-2021 chromosome 9, ASM3666992v2, whole genome shotgun sequence encodes:
- the LOC138017129 gene encoding uncharacterized protein yields the protein MTALHPAGSDREGQSRKDLWPPLEGLADPILGDRDPLVRMLMEIAATQDGMLEDHLLLVNRVGLHSCSDYCLRTPRHPEPGLQPRERVCRMEFGSEFRPGKKLQSGPEIVKDHNGAPRLEMPRDHPRLVQHSRYQLQSWRANGDVSLILSNSPTENPSTDDMIAIIDYVCGYACKDSEPTGATADLFKDMVNAVDTHDAAKCPGSQCALKC
- the LOC138017128 gene encoding ATP-dependent DNA helicase PIF6-like, which translates into the protein MSGSRRLERDGETATCSTPLDKYLARPRQEQCSWYHFASKNGKVPFISGGATHATWPLNEDYCRTMLLLHWPNWFDIQEVKGDAESWIDRFTDFICTAECPTFVKAQVSKAQRYAEHPQEPVFEEDLDEDAAVAEEQPDWVDVYAGENQIFEGVERDLDYDDGGEEYDWSSTCIMVPEGEDPKMWLQESIKEDEEQEMETEDLELPQVSLSSLNENQRAIVSLVLHTLYNFVENQEHYHPLRLVVSGTVGTGKSYVIRCLQRLVRQVFGSNGAIQVITPTGNAAYLVQGSTAYSFLGIPTGARSCNELTVPSGPVLEKIQNKCENLKVHVGDERSMFGRTTMGWMEQHTRYAINRGANADELWGGIPVAVFMGDDVQLPPVCDTAVYIQHCRSAPSNHGRLVWTTFDSAVELTQIVRQTESEQQLRDVLMSLRTYSTTPQQIHCLQKFQWHNLRLTHGPELLGRMDEQGLFVFPTHRLEWERNKVKLLEWNRKPNHPVARIKALDNGRHAQKADRYKGPPYINEDSTVVPIVPVSRCTDCSCRCKRLQVPLRLAWGTTIHKCQGMTVGNGEAFRYVVIHPGKHDFEAKNPGALFVALSRAKSAGGEGRDPDFAFHEDVLINDDRFKPVKTPTTWARAVEMERLHVLASQCRQREPLAPA